CTTCATTCGCGATTATCTCCTTCCTCATTAACGTCACACCGAGAATAGCTAACTGCTATTAATTGAGCGTTTTGCAGAATTCGATTTTTCACCGTTTCTCGCACATATATAGTGTACGAACTATCAATGGAACACTATATATAGTGTCAAATGCGTTGTGAACGTTAATTCTGCAAAACGCTCAATTAGTTATGGACACTCAGAGAATCCATGGCGGTATATAATACTGGCCGTCTGTGAACATGGGAGGGCAACTTTTCCCTGACAGTCTGAATTCGCCCTAAGTCAATTTGGCATGAAACGAGCCCTTCCTCTTCACCGCCGGCAGCCATACATACCCCCATGGGATCGACAACCATGCTTCGTCCACAGTAGAATTCGCTCACCTGGTCACAAGCAACCATAAAAACGGTATTTTCAAGAGCACGAGTCGTGACAAGGGTTTCCCAATGCTGTTCTTTCATTGGTCCGCGTACCCATCCAGACGGGACAATAATAATATCAGCACCACGCACAGCCTGGTATCGAGCGATCTCCGGGAATCGAAGCTCATAACAGACAAATAGTCCGATTTTTCCGAACGGTGTGGGCACAGGCTCAAATAAAGCATCTCCGGGCTTTATATGCTCAGATTCTTTATGTCCAAATGCATCATACAGATGAGTCTTTCGGTAAGTGCTTACAATTGAACCATCGTCCGAAACCAAAACTGTGGTATTGTATACGCGTTTATCACTTGGATCATCGGTCAATTCACGCATGCCGAATACAATCCATACATTATGTCTCTTGGCTAACCGCCGCATTGCGGCAACAAAAGGTCCATCCGAAGACTCTGCATCTTTGTGAATCATATCGTGTGGCGTACCAACGGGGAAATGACTCATAAAAACTTCCGGGAAAACGACCATCTCGGCATAATGCACTGACTTTGCTGTTTCTACAGCGCGCTCAGCCTTCTTTAAATTCTCTAATTTATCGGCTGTTGATTCTAACTGCGCAAGAACTATGTTAAAAGACATTCATACTTCCACCTTTCAGTTGTCTTTGACTCAAGATTTCATGCGTGTTGTTCACTATTTACAAAGAACCGATTTGCTCCACTTATCGAAGCGATTGATTCACCAGCATCGAGTTTTCGTTTCGTTTCCGGTTCTTGTCTCTGCTTTTGCAGCGCTATCCTACCGTATTTAGATGCAGCCTCTGGATTTACCACGAATACGCCATCATTATCAGCGACAACTAAGTCCCCCGGATGCACACTAACACCACAAATGCTAACAGTAGTATTAATCTCACCCTCTATACCGAGAATTCGTGTCGTGAGCGGACTGATGCCGAACGAAAATACCGGAAGGCCAAGCTCTGCAATTTCGTCAACATCGTTGACACAACCAGCCACAATCACACCGGCCACCTTTTTTACATGCGCTGCATATGACACCATTCCTCCCCAGCAAGACCGCTCCACATCACCAGACATGTCTACAACAACAACATCCCCTGGTTGAACCAAATCCATCACCTTATGAACCGCAGAGGAATCCATATGTGGGATTCGAACGGTAACGGCATTGCCGATAAATCGAGCCGGACGAAACAATGGTTGAATCCCTTTTAAAAATCCGAAATCAGTAAGGTGGCCAATCGTCGACGTACAAACATCCCGGTACAATTCCAACAATTCCGACTTTACCCCTTGTACTCTTGGATTAACTTGAAACATTTTATCCCTCCATCTTTACTAGCTTCTATTCCAACGGAGCAGAAGCATTAAAATCGACTCACAATAGTTACAAGCAATTCCCGTGCCAACAAAAATGTTTGAAAATTAGGTACATTTATTCTGGTTTAGTGATATAAATGTAACAAACACGAGACTGGTGTTTCACTTTTGGGATTTTACAGTGGACAAGACGAAGACGAAGCCATCGCACAGTATGGAGGAATGACCTTGAACATAAGGATTGCAATTGTCGGCCTTGGAGATTTCATTGACATTGCAAAACGAGTGGCCAACGATTTTCAAAAAGATCAAAGCATTGATATCAAAGTCCTTGAGAACCCCGAAGACGTCACACAACTCGTGCCACGACTTCAGAGTGATAATACGGATATCATCATTACCGGACGTTTAAACAAGATGTTAATGGAAACTAAAACAAACATTCCCGTTATTAATTTAAAACTAACACCTACAGATATTTTAATTGCATTAGCGAAGTCTGTACCCTATTCCCGCAACATTGCCATTGCGTTACCCGATATCGAAGATTTAGAATATGATTACTCTCTTCTACAAGATCTCCTGAATATCAAGCTTGTCT
Above is a genomic segment from Alicyclobacillus acidoterrestris containing:
- a CDS encoding carbon-nitrogen hydrolase family protein; this translates as MSFNIVLAQLESTADKLENLKKAERAVETAKSVHYAEMVVFPEVFMSHFPVGTPHDMIHKDAESSDGPFVAAMRRLAKRHNVWIVFGMRELTDDPSDKRVYNTTVLVSDDGSIVSTYRKTHLYDAFGHKESEHIKPGDALFEPVPTPFGKIGLFVCYELRFPEIARYQAVRGADIIIVPSGWVRGPMKEQHWETLVTTRALENTVFMVACDQVSEFYCGRSMVVDPMGVCMAAGGEEEGLVSCQIDLGRIQTVREKLPSHVHRRPVLYTAMDSLSVHN
- a CDS encoding RraA family protein, with translation MFQVNPRVQGVKSELLELYRDVCTSTIGHLTDFGFLKGIQPLFRPARFIGNAVTVRIPHMDSSAVHKVMDLVQPGDVVVVDMSGDVERSCWGGMVSYAAHVKKVAGVIVAGCVNDVDEIAELGLPVFSFGISPLTTRILGIEGEINTTVSICGVSVHPGDLVVADNDGVFVVNPEAASKYGRIALQKQRQEPETKRKLDAGESIASISGANRFFVNSEQHA
- a CDS encoding PrpR N-terminal domain-containing protein, translating into MGFYSGQDEDEAIAQYGGMTLNIRIAIVGLGDFIDIAKRVANDFQKDQSIDIKVLENPEDVTQLVPRLQSDNTDIIITGRLNKMLMETKTNIPVINLKLTPTDILIALAKSVPYSRNIAIALPDIEDLEYDYSLLQDLLNIKLVYITYGTDIELDFKIAQFSKTKGSIIGTGTAVDSAKKFGLNSTLIYSEYSVVESINRALEIVRFKRHEERHRQQLSG